The following are encoded in a window of Methanococcoides sp. LMO-2 genomic DNA:
- a CDS encoding 30S ribosomal protein S12, whose translation MPNGKYAAHRLQKVRKDARWKDTGYSRRTLGLDVKSDPLSGAPQGRGIVLEKVGVEAKQPNSAIRKCVRIQLIKNGRQATAFCPGDGAINFIDEHDEVTVERIGGRMGGAMGDIPGVRFKVTAVNNVSLREMVIGRKEKPRR comes from the coding sequence ATGCCAAATGGAAAATATGCAGCTCACAGACTTCAAAAGGTCCGTAAAGACGCCAGGTGGAAAGACACCGGTTACAGCAGGCGTACCTTAGGTCTGGATGTAAAATCTGACCCGCTCAGCGGAGCACCACAGGGTCGTGGAATAGTACTTGAGAAAGTAGGTGTGGAAGCAAAACAGCCAAACTCTGCTATCAGGAAATGTGTAAGGATCCAGCTGATCAAGAACGGTCGTCAGGCAACAGCATTCTGTCCTGGTGACGGTGCTATCAACTTCATCGATGAACACGACGAAGTGACCGTAGAAAGGATCGGTGGCCGTATGGGTGGTGCAATGGGTGATATTCCAGGAGTGCGCTTCAAGGTCACTGCAGTTAACAATGTCAGCCTTAGGGAAATGGTCATTGGAAGAAAGGAAAAGCCAAGGAGATAA